In Lampris incognitus isolate fLamInc1 chromosome 20, fLamInc1.hap2, whole genome shotgun sequence, one genomic interval encodes:
- the LOC130130805 gene encoding alpha-2 adrenergic receptor-like, with protein sequence MDAFNSSATDAFAVVHLNSSSWTLDSGYSLAAIAGIAALVSFLILFTVVGNVLVVIAVLTSRALKAPQNLFLVSLATADILVATLVMPFSLANELMGYWYFGKVWCGIYLALDVLFCTSSIVHLCAISLDRYWSVTQAVEYNLKRTPKRVKCIIVIVWLISAFISSPPLISIDSNNDANVQPQCELNDDTWYILSSSIASFFAPCLIMILVYIRIYQVAKTRTRSMSEKSRPDGVAQTENGLNKATSPFRGERENGHCQCPPTPGPDTMTHHADEVDMDESSSSEGKGQKPPNLDSRRAKRASQKHSSLSKHSSRISRASNKSMDLFASRKKRRRSSAARKKVSQAREKRFTFVLAVVMGVFVVCWFPFFFSYSLYGVCRESCRIPKPLFKFFFWIGYCNSSLNPAIYTIFNQDFRRAFQKILCKSWKKSF encoded by the coding sequence ATGGACGCGTTCAATTCAAGCGCAACGGACGCGTTCGCCGTGGTCCACCTCAATTCCTCGTCGTGGACGCTGGACAGCGGCTACTCACTCGCAGCGATAGCGGGAATTGCTGCGCTCGTGAGTTTCCTCATCCTCTTCACCGTTGTGGGGAACGTACTGGTCGTCATAGCGGTGCTGACGAGCAGGGCGCTGAAAGCCCCCCAGAACCTCTTCTTAGTGTCCTTGGCAACTGCAGACATCCTCGTCGCCACTCTGGTAATGCCGTTTTCTTTGGCAAACGAACTGATGGGCTACTGGTATTTCGGCAAAGTGTGGTGCGGCATCTACCTGGCTTTGGACGTCTTGTTCTGCACTTCGTCCATTGTTCACCTGTGCGCCATCAGTTTGGACCGCTACTGGTCCGTGACGCAAGCCGTCGAGTACAACCTCAAACGGACCCCTAAACGTGTCAAGTGCATCATCGTAATCGTGTGGCTCATTTCCGCCTTCATATCCTCACCGCCGCTGATATCGATCGACAGCAATAACGACGCCAACGTTCAGCCACAGTGTGAGCTGAACGACGACACCTGGTACATTCTCTCCTCCAGCATTGCGTCATTCTTCGCGCCGTGCTTGATCATGATCCTGGTGTACATCAGAATATACCAGGTGGCGAAAACCCGAACCAGGAGCATGTCGGAGAAGTCAAGGCCGGATGGGGTCGCCCAAACAGAGAACGGGCTGAACAAGGCCACCTCCCCTTTCCGCGGAGAGCGAGAGAATGGCCACTGTCAGTGTCCGCCTACGCCCGGCCCGGACACCATGACGCACCACGCCGACGAGGTGGACATGGATGAGAGCTCCTCCTCAGAGGGCAAAGGTCAAAAACCTCCTAACCTGGACTCCAGGAGAGCCAAGAGGGCCAGCCAGAAGCACAGCTCCCTCTCCAAACACTCCAGCCGCATATCCAGAGCCAGTAACAAATCCATGGACCTCTTTGCCTCCAGGAAAAAACGGCGGAGGAGCTCAGCCGCCAGGAAAAAGGTCTCCCAGGCCAGGGAGAAGAGGTTCACCTTTGTCCTGGCGGTGGTCATGGGGGTGTTTGTTGTGTGCTGGTTCCCTTTTTTCTTCAGCTACAGCCTGTACGGCGTTTGCAGGGAGTCTTGCAGGATCCCCAAGCCGCTCTTTAAGTTCTTCTTCTGGATTGGCTACTGCAACAGCTCCCTAAACCCGGCTATATACACCATCTTCAACCAGGATTTCCGACGCGCCTTCCAGAAGATCCTCTGCAAGTCATGGAAGAAGTCCTTCTGA